A stretch of DNA from Mycolicibacterium celeriflavum:
CCGCCAGTCGGTGGCCGACAGACCGGCCTCTTCCTCGAGTTCCCGTGCGGCGGTGAGGTGGGGTGGTTCACCGCCGAGGTCGAGCAGGCCGGCGGGCAATTCCCACAGCCGCCGTCCCAGCGGGTGACGGTACTGGTGCACCAGCGCGATGTTGCGGTCGTCGTCCATCGCGAGAACGGCGACGGCGCCGTAGTGTTCGACCACCTCACGGCGGGCGGTGTGGCCGCCGGGCATGCGCACCTCGTCCGCGCGCAACGCGAAGATGTTTCCGACGTAAAGGGTTTCGGAGGAGACCGTCTCGAAGTCGTGGTCAGCCACGGGCCGCGGGCTCTTGCAGCAGGGCCCCGACTTCGTCGGCATGTTCGACGCCGTTGGGCCGCTGCCCGGAAATCTCCATGCCGGGAAGTCGCTCCTCCGCCTTGTAGTCGAGCGCTGCCCCGACGAACGCCACGAACAACGGATGCGGCCGAGTGGGCCTGCTCTTGAGTTCGGGATGCGCCTGGGTGCCGACGATGAACGGATGCACATCCGACGAGTACTCGACGAACTCGACGAGGTGACCGTCGGGCGACGTCCCGGAGAACCGCAGGCCGCTCTCGGCGATGCGGTCGCGGTAGGCATTGTTCACCTCGTAGCGGTGACGGTGACGCTCAGACACCTCAGTGGCGTCGTATGCCCGCGCCACAATCGAATCCGGCTGTAGCACAGCTGGATACGCGCCGAGGCGCATGGTGCCGCCCAGATCCGCGTCGCCGGCGACAGCGTCGCGTTGATCAGCCATGGTGGAGATCACCGGGTCGGGAGTCGCCGGGTCGAACTCAGCGGAGTTGGCCTCGCTGATGCCGACCGAGCGGGCCGCCTCGATCACGATGCACTGCAATCCCAGGCACAGGCCCAGCACCGGCAGGCCCCGCTTGCGGGCGTACTGGATCGCGCCGATCTTGCCTTCGATGCCGCGGATGCCGAAGCCGCCGGGGATCAGCACACCGTGCACGTCGGCGAGTGCGGCGGCCGCATCGCCGTCGATCTCGCAGTCGTCGGAGGCCACCCAGCGCATCTCGACCTTGGCCCGGTGTTTGAATCCGCCCGCCCGCAACGCCTCGGCCACCGAAAGGTAGGCATCCGACAAGTCGATGTACTTGCCCACCAACGCGATTCGCACCGTCTCGTGCGGTTCGTGCACCCGCTGGAGAAGATCGTTCCATTGCGTCCAATCGACGTCGCGGAACGGCAGGTTCAGTCGGCGCACAACGTACGCGTCGAGTTCCTCGCGGTGCAGCACCTTGGGGATGTCGTAGATCGACGGCGCGTCGGGGGTTGAGATGACGCCGTCGACGTCGACGTCGCACATCAGCGCGATCTTGTTCTTCAGCGGTTCGGGAACGTCACGGTCGCAGCGCAGGATCAACGCGTCCGGAGTGATACCGATGCTGCGCAGCGCCGCCACCGAATGTTGCGTCGGCTTGGTCTTCAGTTCGCCCGACGGCGCCATGTAGGGCACCAGCGAGCAGTGCAGGAAGAAACAATTCTCCCGACCGACCTCGTGACGCACCTGCCGCGCGGCCTCCAGGAAGGGCAACGATTCGATGTCGCCGACCGTGCCGCCGATCTCGGTGATCACGATGTCGGGCCGTCGACCACTCTCGTCGGGAGTCGCCGTCGCCAGGATGCGGGCCTTGATCTCGTCGGTGATGTGCGGGATCACCTGGACGGTGTCGCCGAGATACTCGCCACGGCGTTCTTTGGCGATGACCGATGAATACACCTGTCCGGTCGTGACGTTCGCCGAGCCGGACAGGTTGCGGTCGAGGAAGCGTTCGTAGTGCCCGACATCCAGATCGGTCTCGGCGCCGTCCTCGGTGACGAACACCTCGCCATGCTGGAACGGGTTCATGGTGCCGGGATCGACGTTGAGGTAGGGGTCGAGCTTCTGCATCGTCACCTGCAGGCCACGCGCGGTCAACAGCTGCCCGAGGCTCGAGGCGGTCAGCCCCTTGCCGAGTGAGGAAACGACGCCGCCCGTGACGAAGAGGTGCTTGGTGGCCGTTTGCGGGTGCTTGCGTAACGCTGGCAAGAGCAACCTCCGTGACGACGGGCAGGGCTTACATTTCTGGGCTGATTCCCAGTTTGGGGCCTGCCGACCCACGGAACCCCACCCTAACACCGACGCCGACAAGGCGTCGCTGACGCGCCGTGCGCGCGCGACGAGCCAGGCAGGGACCGGACATCATTGCGCGACGGTGACCGATGTCGAACCCGGGCCGATGCCGTACTGGCCGGGTCGGCCGCCGTTGAGCAGGTCCGCAAGCGCCAGCACCGCGGTGATGCGTCCGGACTCGCTGTCGACGTCATCGACCGTGCTCACCGCGGACTTCAGTGCGGAATCCGAGCGGGCCACAGCGACCGCCGCGGTGCCCGCCGCCGAGCCGTCGCGCCCCACCAGCACGGTGCCCGACCCGTGCGGGGCCAGGCCGCCGGCGAATCGGGCGACGGTGGCGCCCCGGTTACCGGCGTCGTCGCCCAGTGCCCCGCCGGTCACGACGAGCGCCGTGTTCGCCGCGCCCACCCGCTGGTCGCCGTAGGTGATGAAGCCGGTGTCGCGCAGGCTCGCGAGGACGGTGGCGCGTTGGGTGTCGTCGACGGCCTGCACCTTCGGGTCCCGGTTGATCAGCAGCGCGATGCCCAGCAGGTCGCCGGCCTGCGAACCCTGGTCCACCGACGCGGTGCTCAACTGTCTTCCGGCCGGCACGATCGGCGAGTTGACCACTGACAGCAGCTTCTCGGCGGCGTTGGCGTCGACGAACTGCTGGGTCAGCGCCACGGTGCCGGTGACAGTCCCGCCGGCCTGGCCGACGAGCCGCGTCACCGCGTCGATGTCGTCGTCGGCGGCATCG
This window harbors:
- a CDS encoding CTP synthase is translated as MPALRKHPQTATKHLFVTGGVVSSLGKGLTASSLGQLLTARGLQVTMQKLDPYLNVDPGTMNPFQHGEVFVTEDGAETDLDVGHYERFLDRNLSGSANVTTGQVYSSVIAKERRGEYLGDTVQVIPHITDEIKARILATATPDESGRRPDIVITEIGGTVGDIESLPFLEAARQVRHEVGRENCFFLHCSLVPYMAPSGELKTKPTQHSVAALRSIGITPDALILRCDRDVPEPLKNKIALMCDVDVDGVISTPDAPSIYDIPKVLHREELDAYVVRRLNLPFRDVDWTQWNDLLQRVHEPHETVRIALVGKYIDLSDAYLSVAEALRAGGFKHRAKVEMRWVASDDCEIDGDAAAALADVHGVLIPGGFGIRGIEGKIGAIQYARKRGLPVLGLCLGLQCIVIEAARSVGISEANSAEFDPATPDPVISTMADQRDAVAGDADLGGTMRLGAYPAVLQPDSIVARAYDATEVSERHRHRYEVNNAYRDRIAESGLRFSGTSPDGHLVEFVEYSSDVHPFIVGTQAHPELKSRPTRPHPLFVAFVGAALDYKAEERLPGMEISGQRPNGVEHADEVGALLQEPAARG
- a CDS encoding NUDIX domain-containing protein, whose amino-acid sequence is MADHDFETVSSETLYVGNIFALRADEVRMPGGHTARREVVEHYGAVAVLAMDDDRNIALVHQYRHPLGRRLWELPAGLLDLGGEPPHLTAARELEEEAGLSATDWRVLVDLDSAPGFSDESVRVYLATGLTDVGRPEGQDEEADLTLRWYPLDEAVRMVLAGEIVNSLAVGGILAAHAIGDRVVLRAVDAPWPDRPTAFGRRKGHP
- a CDS encoding copper transporter yields the protein MISLRTHAISLAAVFLALAIGVALGSGLLSNTVLSGLRDDKRGLQDQINTLTQEKNALNEKLSAAGEFDAMMSPRIVRDALVDKSVVLFRTPDAADDDIDAVTRLVGQAGGTVTGTVALTQQFVDANAAEKLLSVVNSPIVPAGRQLSTASVDQGSQAGDLLGIALLINRDPKVQAVDDTQRATVLASLRDTGFITYGDQRVGAANTALVVTGGALGDDAGNRGATVARFAGGLAPHGSGTVLVGRDGSAAGTAAVAVARSDSALKSAVSTVDDVDSESGRITAVLALADLLNGGRPGQYGIGPGSTSVTVAQ